The Alphaproteobacteria bacterium genome contains a region encoding:
- a CDS encoding sigma factor-like helix-turn-helix DNA-binding protein, whose translation MDVIKHSDVSVRLANAIAAATSELPFTTVEQYVRAGAQAKDRFLRLRNLGRRSAEELDQLIHDFVSCEARDLLQTPGPVEQRPAMVREALVSLFHALDFPEVLLDGTISTRLANTLKENALQLSSFSELLRDYRFVQSRLLRLQNCGRKSVAELHATCLTLTGKLFTAWGLNELQANAARRLIFDDEPPSDAHLSELEELIPLIRHLALPYASLETATESLTTVISALLERLVPRERDVVERRYGFGTGISCTLEDIAGDYAVTRERIRQIEAKALRRMSAPRHTRGLRIVFDSEAPAALDAVVQGASYIADEQRSANFRRLSPEVRLAADLLYRDRDAFFRSRGFRWHGGIVLAEALSKKDLDSILKVVKARRREMLLPVPQEHFFDGLDPLGATTAFHLGTDLVSFRGYIIGERASVRRKRTVRLHVHLATAGRPLDIRELLATYHASTPDDPCSVRDAIIVMLDAPHLFLPISDGIWFALGPPALHDEPAIAEDLGLAESAPAALSPEEDSIRSTLRNVLIDRGPLRFVDLRAEAAKRLRGKATSSVGPILLTSGEFIRPLPGIYAVSEQIPSLAIVPGDPPRFLLTEEQARWFAMARYASEPFGRYPLWVPEAEYALCRWAQTGCDPVTFQSLLSVASINQWPVSAPERAHWEHIKRTHGRYGLLSTPRYAVGQLLPPLDRVLACCIAAKHDGRLSWIGANRILKYRLDAHVSAGLLATLIALGALNPAPQWQVTHACGARATEFAVLLSESLQSDGELSWNSTAGQKVASALRSAGAQGDLGWVTSSMIAELAAAAQAGSGRQLIVPEESDETASTYEELLLEAQRAHEMDLAHNTLTALSAPAQ comes from the coding sequence GTGGATGTGATCAAACATTCCGATGTGTCCGTGCGGCTCGCCAATGCAATCGCCGCGGCGACGAGTGAGCTACCTTTCACGACGGTCGAGCAATATGTTCGCGCCGGCGCGCAGGCGAAGGATAGGTTTCTGCGTCTGCGAAACCTTGGGCGGCGCTCTGCTGAAGAATTGGATCAACTCATCCACGACTTCGTCTCATGCGAGGCGCGCGACCTGCTCCAAACTCCCGGCCCGGTCGAGCAGCGCCCCGCGATGGTGCGGGAAGCGCTGGTTAGCCTTTTCCACGCGCTAGATTTTCCTGAAGTCCTGTTGGACGGGACAATATCCACGCGCCTTGCCAATACGCTCAAAGAGAATGCGCTTCAGCTGAGCTCGTTTTCCGAGCTTCTTCGTGACTACCGATTTGTACAATCGCGGCTTCTCAGACTTCAAAATTGCGGGCGGAAGTCGGTCGCTGAACTGCATGCCACCTGTCTAACACTAACGGGCAAGCTTTTCACCGCTTGGGGCTTGAACGAGCTGCAAGCGAACGCAGCACGGCGACTCATCTTCGATGACGAGCCTCCGTCCGACGCGCACCTGTCGGAGTTGGAAGAGCTTATCCCGCTCATACGACACTTGGCTTTGCCCTACGCGTCGCTGGAAACTGCTACCGAAAGTCTCACGACCGTTATTAGCGCGCTCCTCGAGCGATTGGTCCCAAGAGAGCGCGATGTCGTAGAGCGAAGATACGGCTTCGGAACGGGGATCTCGTGCACATTAGAGGACATCGCGGGAGACTACGCGGTTACACGCGAACGCATCCGGCAGATCGAGGCGAAGGCGCTGCGCCGGATGTCCGCGCCGCGTCACACGAGAGGTTTGCGGATCGTTTTTGACAGCGAAGCCCCCGCGGCGCTGGATGCCGTGGTCCAAGGCGCCTCGTACATCGCCGATGAGCAACGATCTGCGAACTTTCGCCGACTCTCGCCCGAGGTGAGGCTCGCGGCCGATCTATTGTATCGCGATAGGGATGCTTTTTTTCGCAGCAGAGGCTTCCGCTGGCACGGCGGCATCGTCCTTGCTGAGGCGCTTTCAAAGAAAGACCTCGATAGCATTCTCAAGGTTGTCAAGGCGCGGCGGCGCGAAATGCTGCTGCCGGTGCCTCAGGAACACTTTTTCGACGGTCTCGATCCGCTCGGAGCCACCACCGCATTTCATCTCGGAACGGACTTAGTTTCCTTCCGAGGATACATCATCGGCGAAAGAGCCAGCGTCCGGCGCAAACGTACGGTTCGCCTCCATGTACATCTCGCGACCGCCGGACGGCCGCTGGATATCCGAGAACTCCTCGCCACCTACCACGCATCTACGCCGGATGATCCATGCTCTGTGCGTGATGCCATCATTGTTATGCTCGACGCTCCACATCTTTTTCTGCCAATCTCCGACGGCATCTGGTTCGCGCTCGGCCCGCCGGCCTTGCACGATGAACCCGCCATTGCTGAGGACCTCGGTCTCGCAGAGTCCGCCCCTGCGGCTTTGTCGCCTGAAGAAGACAGCATTCGCTCAACACTGCGAAACGTGCTTATCGACCGCGGCCCGCTGCGGTTTGTTGACCTTCGCGCCGAAGCGGCGAAACGCTTGCGCGGAAAAGCCACAAGCAGCGTGGGCCCAATTCTGCTCACCAGCGGAGAATTCATAAGGCCGCTACCCGGGATTTACGCCGTATCCGAACAGATTCCGTCATTGGCAATTGTTCCCGGCGACCCGCCGCGTTTCCTGCTTACGGAGGAACAGGCTCGCTGGTTCGCCATGGCGCGTTATGCGAGTGAACCTTTTGGGCGTTATCCGCTGTGGGTTCCAGAGGCCGAGTACGCGCTCTGTCGGTGGGCCCAGACGGGCTGCGATCCGGTTACCTTCCAGTCGCTGCTTTCGGTGGCCAGTATCAACCAGTGGCCCGTTTCGGCTCCCGAAAGAGCACACTGGGAACACATCAAGCGGACACACGGACGTTACGGCTTGCTCTCCACTCCCCGCTATGCGGTCGGTCAACTGCTCCCGCCGCTTGACCGCGTTTTGGCTTGCTGTATCGCCGCGAAGCATGATGGCCGGCTGAGCTGGATTGGAGCCAATAGAATACTCAAGTATCGTCTTGATGCTCACGTATCAGCCGGACTTCTCGCCACTTTGATTGCTCTAGGTGCCCTCAACCCAGCGCCGCAGTGGCAAGTCACTCACGCGTGCGGTGCACGGGCAACCGAGTTTGCCGTGCTGTTGTCGGAAAGCCTGCAGAGCGACGGCGAGCTTTCCTGGAATTCCACCGCAGGGCAGAAAGTCGCTTCCGCCCTTCGGTCTGCCGGAGCCCAAGGTGACCTTGGCTGGGTCACTTCGTCGATGATTGCAGAGCTCGCGGCCGCCGCGCAGGCAGGGTCTGGGAGGCAATTGATCGTTCCGGAAGAGAGCGACGAAACGGCTTCGACCTATGAAGAGCTCTTACTCGAAGCGCAGCGGGCCCACGAGATGGACCTCGCCCATAACACTTTGACAGCCCTCTCGGCCCCGGCCCAATAG
- the dndE gene encoding DNA sulfur modification protein DndE has product MHFSKLKISGDATSKLRSLRQRTGLTPNLLCRIAIMLSLEEGSLATSPVPDEDGSEFNAYTLTGEYGALISALLRWVEEGPSPDGPLDDQELLARLRSHIHRGVGTLSVRAKSPLDLLQLVPAAA; this is encoded by the coding sequence GTGCACTTCAGTAAACTCAAGATATCTGGCGACGCCACCAGCAAGCTTCGCTCGCTGCGTCAGCGTACCGGCCTGACACCAAATTTGCTCTGCCGCATCGCGATCATGCTTTCCTTGGAAGAAGGATCACTTGCGACATCACCGGTACCCGATGAAGACGGCTCGGAATTCAATGCGTACACGTTGACGGGCGAGTATGGTGCATTGATCTCCGCCTTGTTGCGATGGGTGGAAGAAGGCCCGTCTCCTGACGGCCCGCTTGATGATCAGGAACTTCTCGCACGGCTAAGGAGCCATATTCATCGCGGCGTCGGGACTCTCTCGGTGAGGGCGAAGTCGCCGCTGGACCTGTTGCAACTTGTGCCAGCTGCGGCATAG
- a CDS encoding aminotransferase class V-fold PLP-dependent enzyme, whose protein sequence is MPMAHPPASPIYLDHNATTPVDPKVWAAIEPHLTSAFGNPSSVEHEHGHLAALAVDRARQQVAKAIGAQPKEIVFTGSSTEANNLAILGVARASLDKKHIITSAIEHPSVLEPCRALERQGWRVTYLPVDDLGRVSLDALNDAISPETVLVSIMAANNEVGTLHPITAIGALCAERNVLFHTDMAQLIAYGHADVVKDNIHLATLSAHKAYGPKGIGALYVRARRPRPRLEPMIFGGGQERGLRPGTLNTPFIVGMGAAFELAAARWREDSARLRTMCNAFRDTVLTGIPGALLNGHPSERLASNISFSIPGVEPLALIRSMREHASFSASSACATDKVETSHVLRAMFGETPRARQAFRISPGRFTAEADFQTIASLIVETASGLRRMAA, encoded by the coding sequence ATGCCGATGGCACACCCACCCGCTAGTCCGATTTACCTTGATCATAACGCGACGACCCCGGTCGACCCAAAGGTTTGGGCCGCAATCGAACCGCATCTGACTTCCGCCTTCGGCAACCCTTCGAGCGTGGAACATGAGCACGGTCATTTAGCTGCCTTGGCGGTCGATCGTGCAAGGCAGCAGGTCGCCAAGGCGATCGGCGCTCAACCGAAGGAAATCGTCTTCACAGGCAGCAGTACCGAGGCGAACAATCTCGCAATTTTGGGCGTGGCGCGGGCCAGCCTCGACAAAAAGCACATCATCACTTCGGCGATAGAACACCCATCGGTCCTAGAGCCTTGCCGGGCCCTGGAACGGCAAGGCTGGCGTGTCACGTATCTGCCGGTGGACGATTTGGGACGCGTGTCGCTGGACGCGTTGAACGATGCGATAAGCCCCGAAACCGTGCTGGTATCCATCATGGCCGCCAACAACGAGGTCGGCACCCTTCACCCGATCACCGCGATCGGAGCCCTCTGCGCCGAGCGGAATGTCCTTTTCCATACCGATATGGCGCAGCTCATCGCATATGGCCACGCCGATGTAGTCAAAGACAACATCCACCTTGCGACCTTATCCGCGCACAAGGCATATGGCCCAAAAGGGATCGGCGCCCTCTATGTTCGCGCGCGCCGTCCACGCCCGCGCCTGGAGCCGATGATTTTTGGAGGCGGCCAAGAACGCGGACTACGCCCGGGCACTCTCAACACGCCGTTCATCGTCGGGATGGGCGCAGCGTTCGAACTCGCTGCCGCGCGATGGCGCGAAGACAGCGCGCGCCTGCGCACGATGTGCAACGCTTTCCGGGACACGGTGCTCACCGGCATTCCGGGGGCCTTGCTCAACGGACATCCCAGCGAGCGCCTCGCAAGCAATATCTCTTTCTCGATCCCCGGCGTCGAGCCACTGGCGCTTATCCGAAGCATGCGGGAGCACGCCAGCTTCTCCGCATCAAGCGCGTGCGCCACGGACAAGGTCGAGACTTCGCATGTTCTTCGCGCGATGTTCGGCGAGACTCCCCGGGCGCGGCAGGCTTTCCGCATCTCTCCTGGCCGCTTTACGGCCGAGGCGGACTTTCAAACCATCGCGAGCTTGATCGTTGAGACTGCCTCCGGCCTTCGCCGGATGGCGGCCTAA